One segment of Radiobacillus kanasensis DNA contains the following:
- a CDS encoding biotin transporter BioY, which translates to MYNRNSKLHAVIVCGLFAAITAILAQVEIPLPIVPISGQTLAVGLTATIIGSRYGAIAMVCYALLGAVGLPVFAGFKGGAQILIGPTGGYIFGFILTAYVTGLILEKTKFTITMAMIANTIGMIITLIFGTVQLKLVLDMTWGQALGAGVYPFIAVGLIKAFLASWLGIIVRRRLIQAKLINQVDKRAA; encoded by the coding sequence TTGTATAACAGAAATTCGAAACTTCATGCTGTCATTGTTTGCGGCCTATTCGCAGCAATTACTGCTATTCTGGCACAGGTAGAAATTCCGCTGCCGATTGTACCAATCAGTGGACAAACTTTAGCGGTCGGTTTGACTGCAACCATTATCGGAAGTAGGTATGGGGCAATTGCTATGGTATGCTATGCCCTTTTAGGAGCTGTTGGATTGCCTGTTTTTGCTGGATTTAAAGGGGGAGCACAGATTTTAATCGGGCCAACAGGTGGATATATCTTTGGATTTATTCTTACCGCATATGTAACAGGACTCATTCTTGAAAAAACGAAATTCACAATAACTATGGCAATGATTGCTAATACCATTGGAATGATCATTACATTGATATTTGGTACTGTTCAATTGAAACTCGTTCTTGATATGACATGGGGACAAGCACTAGGAGCAGGTGTCTATCCATTTATAGCCGTCGGTCTTATTAAAGCATTTTTAGCGAGCTGGCTTGGAATAATCGTTAGAAGACGGTTAATACAAGCGAAGTTGATAAATCAAGTAGATAAAAGAGCTGCTTAA
- a CDS encoding YpzI family protein, producing the protein MGRDRQEKKLRKEGKVEADRDQSLHYGGATKLTKNRVEGSNKRH; encoded by the coding sequence ATGGGCAGAGACCGTCAAGAAAAGAAGCTTCGAAAAGAAGGAAAAGTCGAAGCAGATCGTGATCAATCGTTGCATTATGGTGGAGCTACGAAATTAACAAAGAACCGAGTAGAGGGATCGAACAAACGGCATTAA
- the queF gene encoding preQ(1) synthase — MAGRKDEDLTELTLLGNQATTYAFDYTPEVLETFDNKHVNRDYFVKFNCPEFTTLCPKTGQPDFGTVYISYIPDEKMVESKSLKLYLFSFRNHGDFHEDSMNIIMNDLINLMDPRYIEVWGKFTPRGGISIDPYCNYGKPETKFEQMAEHRMMNHDMYPEKIDNR, encoded by the coding sequence ATGGCAGGAAGAAAAGATGAAGATTTAACAGAACTAACTCTACTCGGAAACCAAGCAACGACGTATGCTTTTGATTATACACCAGAAGTCTTGGAGACCTTTGATAACAAACACGTGAACCGCGATTATTTTGTAAAATTTAATTGCCCAGAGTTTACAACTCTTTGTCCTAAAACTGGACAACCGGATTTTGGCACCGTATATATTAGCTACATTCCGGATGAAAAGATGGTGGAAAGCAAATCGCTAAAGCTTTATCTGTTTAGCTTCCGCAACCACGGGGACTTTCACGAGGATAGCATGAACATCATCATGAATGATTTGATTAATCTCATGGATCCACGTTACATCGAGGTGTGGGGGAAATTCACACCAAGAGGCGGAATTTCCATCGATCCGTATTGTAATTACGGAAAGCCAGAAACGAAGTTTGAGCAAATGGCAGAACATCGTATGATGAATCACGATATGTACCCAGAAAAAATAGATAATCGCTAA
- a CDS encoding DUF1657 domain-containing protein, with translation MTVGSQVKTAMANLRSAQASFETFALQTKDEAAKQAYAAAAKQAKQIEESLEPRVQQIEEEEPEFKGY, from the coding sequence TTGACTGTCGGATCACAAGTAAAAACGGCAATGGCTAACCTAAGAAGTGCACAAGCCAGCTTTGAAACTTTTGCGCTTCAAACAAAAGATGAAGCAGCTAAACAGGCGTATGCGGCCGCAGCTAAACAAGCAAAACAAATTGAGGAATCCTTAGAACCAAGAGTTCAACAAATCGAGGAAGAAGAGCCAGAATTTAAGGGATATTAA
- a CDS encoding YbaN family protein, producing MLIQVIKKSFLIGVGSISVGLGIMGIFLPLLPTTPFLLLAAFCYLRSSEKLYDWLMNQKQLNIYITSFRKGQGIPMKAKIISIAFIWASISISVFFINYMLIRIMLIAGAMFYTVIVLRQKTLKELQEEECLEEKKS from the coding sequence ATGTTGATACAAGTCATTAAAAAGTCCTTTTTAATCGGTGTTGGATCTATTTCAGTAGGGTTAGGTATTATGGGGATTTTTCTCCCGCTGCTGCCGACCACTCCGTTTTTACTGTTGGCTGCTTTTTGTTACCTAAGAAGCTCTGAAAAATTATACGATTGGCTAATGAATCAAAAGCAATTAAATATATATATTACGAGCTTCCGTAAGGGACAAGGCATACCAATGAAAGCAAAAATTATAAGTATTGCTTTTATATGGGCTTCCATTTCGATATCCGTATTTTTTATTAATTATATGCTGATTAGAATCATGCTGATAGCTGGAGCTATGTTTTACACGGTAATTGTCCTTAGGCAAAAAACGTTAAAAGAATTGCAAGAGGAAGAATGCTTAGAAGAAAAAAAGAGTTAG
- a CDS encoding GNAT family N-acetyltransferase: protein MIRSLKSEDFYRIQSVMNDWWGGREMTHLAPKYLFEHFQTTSFVAEENGKMIGFLVGFLSQSQPNEAYIHLIAIDPKNRGNGLASKLYETFFAEVAKLGVRTVRCITSPVNKQSIAYHTRIGFSIEEGDKEIEGVPVHSNYDGEGVDRVLFVKQLG from the coding sequence ATGATCAGAAGCTTAAAATCAGAGGACTTTTATAGGATTCAATCTGTGATGAATGATTGGTGGGGTGGTCGAGAGATGACGCACTTAGCACCCAAATACTTATTTGAACATTTTCAAACGACCAGTTTTGTAGCCGAAGAGAATGGAAAGATGATCGGTTTTTTAGTTGGTTTCCTGTCTCAGAGCCAGCCGAACGAAGCTTATATTCATTTAATTGCCATTGATCCGAAAAATAGGGGGAATGGGCTGGCAAGTAAGCTTTATGAGACTTTTTTTGCTGAAGTTGCCAAGTTAGGGGTTCGAACTGTCCGATGTATTACTTCGCCTGTGAACAAGCAATCGATTGCTTATCATACAAGGATTGGCTTTTCCATAGAAGAAGGCGATAAGGAAATAGAGGGTGTTCCGGTTCATTCTAATTATGATGGGGAAGGGGTCGACCGAGTGTTGTTTGTGAAGCAGTTGGGCTGA
- a CDS encoding YjcZ family sporulation protein has protein sequence MGYGYGYGGYGYGKGCKPVAGAFTGGNNGFILLVVIFVLLVIVGNNYPIGEDCPPGK, from the coding sequence ATGGGATACGGTTATGGATATGGCGGCTATGGCTATGGTAAGGGATGTAAACCTGTTGCTGGAGCGTTCACTGGTGGCAACAATGGTTTCATTCTATTAGTTGTAATATTCGTTCTTCTTGTTATTGTTGGGAACAACTACCCTATCGGTGAGGATTGCCCGCCAGGAAAGTAG
- the sda gene encoding sporulation histidine kinase inhibitor Sda — protein MDYLSDKVLIEAYKKAVTLELSEEFLKQIEEELKKRKICLILLEKE, from the coding sequence TTGGACTATCTATCGGATAAGGTACTTATTGAAGCTTATAAAAAAGCCGTGACTTTAGAACTAAGTGAAGAATTTTTAAAGCAAATAGAAGAAGAATTAAAAAAAAGAAAGATATGCTTGATCCTCCTAGAAAAGGAATAA
- a CDS encoding LytR/AlgR family response regulator transcription factor: MISIEKYKVIVGEDNVHHMEILLLFLEDLTDIEVVAEVGDGEELVKQTLKRKPDFLLVDISMPKIDGLSAIKECMKVLPHLKVIFITGYSEYAVDAFDVSAIDYIVKPIESVRLLRAIEKVKQAIHATNSNDLESAHRLSIKQGRCHYFIDKIDILFLEKVEHAVHIHTKDKILKTTETLEHFDKMIGKAFLRTHRSYIVNTQHLDFIERSGKTFLVHFKDYDKHAYVSSQGWKKHFKER; the protein is encoded by the coding sequence GTGATCAGCATAGAAAAATATAAAGTTATTGTTGGCGAGGATAACGTTCATCATATGGAAATCTTGCTGCTTTTTTTAGAGGACTTAACGGATATAGAAGTGGTAGCAGAAGTTGGGGATGGAGAAGAGCTTGTAAAGCAAACCTTGAAAAGGAAGCCGGACTTCTTACTTGTGGATATTAGTATGCCAAAAATAGATGGGTTATCGGCGATAAAAGAGTGTATGAAAGTACTTCCGCATCTAAAAGTTATCTTTATCACGGGGTATAGTGAATATGCGGTGGATGCTTTTGATGTGTCCGCCATCGATTATATCGTAAAGCCAATAGAATCAGTGCGTTTGTTAAGAGCGATTGAAAAAGTGAAACAAGCCATTCATGCGACAAACAGTAATGACTTAGAGAGCGCTCACAGACTTTCGATCAAACAAGGACGATGCCATTACTTTATTGATAAGATAGATATATTGTTCTTAGAAAAAGTAGAACATGCTGTCCACATTCATACTAAAGATAAAATTCTTAAAACAACCGAAACTTTGGAGCATTTTGATAAAATGATTGGAAAAGCTTTTTTGAGAACACATCGCTCTTATATCGTGAATACCCAACATCTAGATTTCATTGAACGATCTGGAAAAACCTTTCTTGTTCACTTTAAAGATTATGACAAACATGCTTACGTATCTAGCCAGGGCTGGAAGAAGCATTTCAAAGAAAGATAA
- a CDS encoding GNAT family N-acetyltransferase, translating into MQIKKASPSEIHVVRQMGKQIVSELSAGYVEQAKHLQSDQFVENSMYLVLIDQGKIVGWIIFGDVFDIYTEKMKGMISEVYVFPSYRKLGWGKRLVEQALLICKQRSLGDVQLNVFAGNGAKKLYESMGFKDVSTIMEKKL; encoded by the coding sequence ATGCAGATAAAAAAAGCATCTCCATCAGAGATTCATGTTGTAAGACAAATGGGAAAACAAATTGTTTCCGAGCTCTCCGCTGGATACGTGGAACAAGCGAAACATTTACAATCAGATCAGTTTGTAGAAAATAGCATGTATTTGGTGTTAATAGACCAAGGTAAGATTGTTGGTTGGATTATTTTCGGAGATGTATTCGATATCTATACCGAAAAAATGAAAGGGATGATTTCCGAAGTGTATGTCTTCCCTTCCTATCGAAAGCTAGGATGGGGCAAGCGCCTGGTGGAGCAAGCACTTCTAATATGTAAACAACGTAGTCTTGGGGATGTTCAATTAAACGTGTTTGCTGGAAATGGAGCAAAGAAACTATATGAAAGTATGGGATTTAAAGATGTATCCACGATAATGGAAAAGAAACTATAA
- a CDS encoding site-2 protease family protein, translating to METAFQPKSKKRGTWGILLAIGLFILSKLKWVLGLLKLGKFATLASMFVSLWAYAQLYGWKFASAIIYLIFVHEMGHLIAAKIKKIPTSPAIFIPFMGAAIGIDPKKIKNAETEFFVAYGGPLAGLLSIVPAVTLYYFTQDPYWVLVMQLGALINLFNLIPVSPLDGGRIVSVLSTKVWFIGLLILIPFMFLSPDPILMIILIFGIITWIDRIREPIKVETMKYEKTVLNNINELLGTYPKGTEIGMDQEIFADEFEYKLNEYARIRTILQERKKEVDHFLIQDPMVRGLFIRPKNKPTVKKMEAELKILKPILNNEMVSTIGSERSADEIISLVLNQNNKKIEEVDQEISRVKTYYVSSLSTKIRSLLLYLALALLLAVILVFSMETLEASNILMDSTSFEN from the coding sequence ATGGAAACAGCATTTCAACCGAAATCTAAAAAGCGCGGTACATGGGGCATATTACTAGCGATTGGGTTGTTTATCCTTTCCAAATTAAAATGGGTATTAGGTCTGCTCAAGCTAGGAAAATTTGCAACACTTGCCTCCATGTTTGTTTCACTTTGGGCGTATGCTCAACTTTATGGATGGAAATTTGCTAGTGCGATCATTTACTTAATATTTGTCCATGAAATGGGCCATTTAATCGCTGCAAAAATAAAAAAAATTCCTACGAGTCCTGCTATTTTTATTCCGTTTATGGGAGCAGCTATTGGAATAGACCCGAAAAAAATTAAAAATGCAGAAACAGAATTTTTCGTTGCTTATGGAGGACCTTTAGCTGGTCTATTATCTATTGTTCCGGCAGTCACTCTGTATTATTTCACGCAAGATCCATACTGGGTACTCGTTATGCAGCTCGGTGCACTAATAAACCTGTTCAATCTTATTCCCGTTTCCCCACTAGATGGTGGACGAATTGTTAGTGTTCTATCGACTAAGGTCTGGTTCATTGGCTTACTCATATTGATTCCCTTTATGTTTCTATCACCAGATCCGATCCTTATGATCATTCTGATTTTTGGTATTATCACCTGGATTGATCGAATAAGAGAGCCGATTAAAGTGGAAACGATGAAATATGAAAAAACAGTATTAAATAACATCAATGAATTACTAGGCACCTACCCAAAAGGAACGGAGATAGGAATGGATCAGGAAATTTTCGCAGATGAATTCGAATACAAATTAAATGAATACGCGCGCATCCGAACCATTCTTCAAGAGCGAAAGAAAGAAGTTGACCATTTTTTGATTCAAGACCCTATGGTTCGTGGGTTATTCATAAGACCAAAGAATAAACCTACCGTAAAAAAGATGGAAGCCGAACTGAAAATATTAAAGCCTATTTTAAATAATGAAATGGTGAGTACAATTGGTTCAGAAAGATCGGCAGATGAGATCATTTCCCTCGTGTTAAATCAAAATAATAAAAAGATAGAAGAAGTTGATCAGGAAATCAGCCGAGTAAAGACTTATTATGTCTCCTCCCTTTCGACCAAAATACGTTCCTTACTTCTTTACTTAGCTCTTGCCCTGCTATTGGCGGTAATCCTTGTCTTCTCGATGGAAACGTTAGAAGCAAGCAATATTTTAATGGACTCAACTTCTTTTGAAAATTAG
- a CDS encoding DUF421 domain-containing protein — protein sequence MDINLIWKSVLIVLVGTFLLRIAGRKTISQMTLAETVIMISIGNLLISPIAERSVLVSFVVGGLLVITLILMEYGQLKSDRLENLITGKSTMLIEKGQVIEKNIAKARMTVDQLEMNLRQKNVTKISDIQYATLEPNGQLGFILKQESQPVTKKDLDKLTRDVEQLKQILENIVPRGSKLTNLSQQMNPINHQLKQSDSKENVFSEVANKGHKEGIPKHLQ from the coding sequence ATGGATATAAACTTAATATGGAAATCAGTTCTTATCGTATTAGTAGGAACTTTCCTCCTAAGAATTGCAGGAAGGAAAACTATTTCTCAGATGACTTTAGCTGAAACTGTAATAATGATTTCTATTGGGAATTTGCTTATTTCACCTATTGCAGAAAGAAGTGTATTGGTGTCCTTTGTAGTTGGAGGATTACTCGTAATAACTTTAATTTTGATGGAGTATGGCCAATTGAAATCAGATCGATTAGAGAATCTTATTACAGGTAAATCAACCATGTTAATAGAAAAGGGTCAGGTGATTGAAAAGAATATTGCAAAAGCTCGAATGACAGTTGATCAGCTTGAAATGAATCTGAGACAGAAAAATGTAACCAAGATTAGTGATATTCAATATGCAACGTTGGAACCAAATGGACAATTAGGCTTTATCTTGAAGCAGGAATCCCAGCCAGTTACAAAAAAAGATCTTGATAAGTTAACACGGGACGTGGAACAACTTAAACAAATTTTAGAAAATATAGTCCCCAGAGGTTCTAAGTTAACCAACTTATCTCAGCAAATGAACCCAATAAATCACCAGCTAAAGCAATCAGATAGTAAGGAGAATGTTTTCTCAGAGGTGGCGAATAAAGGGCATAAAGAGGGGATACCGAAGCACCTCCAGTAA
- a CDS encoding GNAT family N-acetyltransferase, producing the protein MGQLTVVTGREEQIEKLTEIYKETWQSEDSFIRERILRHSNYEGYKGFILSEGEEPVGFAYGYTSQKGQYYNELLREALAESEQQNWLDDCFEVVELAVRPSQRNRGYGRQIMMELLKESNHKTAILTTQVDNLTARRLYEKMDWQVVKEPFYPSDTENSYVILGKKLN; encoded by the coding sequence GTGGGCCAACTAACAGTAGTAACTGGAAGAGAAGAACAAATCGAAAAGTTAACTGAAATTTACAAGGAAACATGGCAAAGTGAGGATTCGTTTATTAGGGAACGGATTCTTAGGCATTCCAATTATGAGGGGTATAAAGGTTTTATTCTATCAGAGGGTGAAGAACCGGTAGGATTTGCTTATGGATATACCTCGCAAAAAGGTCAGTATTACAATGAATTACTTAGAGAAGCTTTAGCTGAATCCGAGCAACAAAATTGGCTTGATGATTGTTTTGAAGTGGTGGAGTTAGCGGTACGACCCTCCCAAAGAAATCGTGGTTATGGAAGGCAGATTATGATGGAATTGTTAAAGGAATCAAACCATAAGACAGCTATTTTGACCACTCAAGTGGATAATCTTACAGCACGGCGATTGTATGAAAAAATGGATTGGCAAGTGGTGAAGGAACCATTTTATCCTAGTGATACGGAGAACTCATACGTGATCTTAGGGAAAAAATTAAATTAA
- a CDS encoding pseudouridine-5'-phosphate glycosidase — MQNYLSYSQEVQEAMDQNKPIVALETTIISHGMPYPQNVEMAKIVEQIIRNQGAVPATIGLMNGKIKIGLSEEELLEFATNQSVEKVSRRDFPYILATGKIGATTVAATMIAAQLAGIKVFATGGIGGVHRGGELSMDVSADLTELSQTNVAVVCAGAKSILDVGRTLEYLETEGVPVVGYKSETFPTFYTRESDYKVDFQLDSPEEVARLLDTKWKLDLNGGAIIANPVPEEAAMNYDEMEALIAKVIEDANEQGITGKNVTPFVLDQVKQRTEGRSLETNIALVKHNAEVAGQIAVALQNI, encoded by the coding sequence ATGCAAAATTACTTATCATATTCTCAAGAAGTCCAAGAAGCTATGGATCAAAACAAACCGATCGTAGCTCTGGAAACAACGATCATTTCACACGGGATGCCTTACCCTCAAAACGTTGAAATGGCGAAAATCGTAGAGCAAATCATCCGTAATCAAGGAGCAGTACCAGCAACGATTGGGTTAATGAATGGAAAAATTAAAATCGGTCTTTCCGAGGAAGAACTTTTGGAATTCGCTACCAACCAATCAGTTGAAAAAGTAAGTCGTCGTGATTTCCCATATATCTTAGCAACTGGAAAAATCGGTGCGACTACCGTTGCCGCTACGATGATTGCCGCACAGCTTGCTGGGATTAAAGTATTTGCAACAGGCGGAATCGGTGGCGTTCACCGTGGTGGGGAGCTTTCCATGGACGTATCTGCAGACTTAACCGAGCTTTCCCAAACGAATGTCGCCGTTGTCTGCGCGGGTGCAAAATCCATCTTAGATGTTGGCCGTACATTAGAGTACTTGGAAACAGAAGGGGTACCAGTGGTTGGTTACAAATCCGAAACCTTTCCGACCTTTTACACACGAGAAAGTGATTATAAAGTAGACTTCCAACTTGATTCCCCGGAAGAAGTAGCACGATTATTGGATACAAAATGGAAACTGGACCTAAATGGTGGAGCCATTATCGCCAACCCGGTACCGGAAGAAGCTGCGATGAATTACGACGAAATGGAAGCACTAATTGCCAAGGTAATCGAAGATGCTAATGAACAAGGCATCACAGGAAAAAATGTCACTCCATTCGTTCTCGACCAAGTAAAACAACGCACAGAAGGTCGAAGCTTAGAAACCAATATCGCATTGGTGAAGCATAATGCAGAGGTTGCAGGGCAAATTGCCGTAGCATTGCAAAATATTTAG
- a CDS encoding DUF4363 family protein — protein MLRSKKVLLAGLISICILGGWTLQEDDNRFKSSLIQIEGLVDSEEWDKASEEAYQLRDIYQNEKWKYQLLGDENNYKGIQKEMEKLLASISVEDKKQVKVETAVIRTLYKDIYFY, from the coding sequence ATGCTAAGATCCAAAAAAGTCTTACTTGCTGGATTAATTTCCATTTGCATTCTTGGTGGTTGGACTTTACAGGAGGATGATAATCGTTTTAAAAGCTCATTAATTCAGATAGAAGGCCTAGTTGACTCGGAAGAGTGGGACAAAGCATCAGAAGAAGCTTATCAATTAAGGGATATCTATCAAAATGAAAAATGGAAGTATCAGCTCTTAGGGGACGAGAACAACTATAAAGGGATACAGAAAGAAATGGAAAAATTATTGGCGTCAATTAGTGTGGAAGATAAGAAACAAGTTAAAGTGGAAACTGCCGTTATTCGTACTTTGTATAAAGATATCTATTTTTACTAA
- a CDS encoding carbohydrate kinase, producing the protein MNKEQQILSYIKHNPYISQQELANLVGLSRPAVANYIKSLTNQGEIKGRAYILNDKTYITCIGGANIDRKAMAMEKVSLYSSNPVSTSESFGGVARNIAENVSRLGISTRILTTVGDDKEGQAVLEKCQQDGIDVSHVWLLPSQRTGTYTALIDTNGEMVVSLADMSIYDQLTPAMLEERWGHIAYSQVIMVDTNISTECLAYLMERCQAADIPLYMDPVSVAKTKKLPKRLDGVALILPNQDEAELLAGISITSIQGAKAACQRILERGVQQVVITMGAEGVVYASSDQSGHIPAISTEVVDVTGAGDAFAASVTYGLLAGHSLEKACQIGVAAASLTLQTEASVAPQLNQEYLENLLKES; encoded by the coding sequence ATGAACAAAGAACAACAAATTCTAAGTTACATTAAGCATAACCCGTATATATCTCAGCAAGAGCTTGCCAACCTAGTCGGCTTATCTCGACCAGCTGTTGCCAATTATATTAAGAGCTTGACCAATCAAGGAGAAATTAAAGGTCGAGCCTATATTTTAAATGACAAAACATACATCACTTGTATCGGTGGGGCCAACATCGATCGAAAAGCAATGGCAATGGAAAAAGTGAGCCTATACTCTTCCAACCCCGTTTCCACTTCTGAATCATTTGGTGGAGTTGCACGAAACATAGCGGAAAACGTGAGTCGGCTCGGTATTTCAACACGGATTCTAACGACCGTTGGGGACGATAAAGAAGGACAAGCCGTCTTAGAAAAATGCCAACAAGACGGCATCGATGTAAGCCACGTATGGCTCCTCCCTTCTCAGCGAACGGGGACCTATACAGCGCTTATCGACACCAACGGAGAAATGGTCGTTTCTTTAGCCGACATGAGTATCTATGATCAACTTACGCCAGCTATGCTTGAGGAACGGTGGGGTCATATCGCATACTCTCAGGTCATTATGGTCGATACCAATATTTCAACTGAATGTTTAGCTTACTTGATGGAACGTTGCCAAGCAGCGGATATCCCTCTTTATATGGATCCCGTTTCCGTTGCGAAAACGAAAAAACTACCCAAACGCTTAGATGGGGTAGCGTTAATTCTACCTAATCAGGATGAAGCAGAGTTGCTGGCAGGCATTTCGATTACTTCCATTCAAGGTGCTAAAGCCGCCTGTCAGCGTATTTTGGAACGTGGCGTACAACAAGTGGTCATCACAATGGGAGCAGAAGGCGTGGTTTACGCTTCCTCAGATCAATCTGGCCATATCCCAGCTATTTCAACCGAAGTTGTCGATGTCACAGGTGCTGGTGATGCCTTTGCCGCAAGTGTGACTTACGGATTATTAGCCGGACACAGTCTTGAAAAAGCTTGTCAAATCGGAGTTGCAGCCGCTTCCTTGACGTTGCAAACCGAAGCTTCTGTTGCTCCACAATTAAATCAAGAATACCTAGAAAACCTATTAAAGGAGTCCTAA
- a CDS encoding aldo/keto reductase, which yields MERVQLADDLSFSRIIHGLWRLNEWNHTPEDTLDLMEYCLELGITTFDHADIYGGFLNEELFGKVLALKPELRSKMELVTKCGIVFKSPRRPQHKSHHYDTSKKHILESVENSLKNLQTDYLDTLLIHRPDPFMDPEQVASAFLELKQAGKVRHFGVSNFKQHQYNMLQSYLDFNLVTNQIELSAYVLENFDDGTVNLCQEKRVTPMAWSPLAGGKVFSSDEEKAKRLRTALTKVAEELGADGIDQVLYAWLLAHPATILPIVGSGKKERIKKAVKALDYKLSLDQWFEILHASMGYEVP from the coding sequence ATGGAAAGAGTTCAGCTTGCGGATGATTTATCCTTTTCTCGAATTATTCACGGACTATGGCGTTTGAATGAGTGGAATCACACTCCGGAAGATACATTGGATTTAATGGAATATTGCTTAGAGTTAGGAATTACAACCTTTGATCATGCGGACATTTACGGTGGATTTCTAAATGAAGAGCTATTCGGCAAAGTACTAGCTTTAAAGCCAGAATTAAGAAGTAAAATGGAGTTAGTGACAAAGTGTGGCATTGTGTTTAAGTCACCTAGACGTCCACAACATAAATCCCATCATTACGATACGAGTAAAAAGCATATATTAGAGTCCGTCGAGAATTCTTTAAAAAATTTGCAAACCGATTATTTAGATACGTTGCTTATTCACCGTCCGGATCCGTTTATGGACCCTGAGCAAGTGGCAAGTGCTTTCTTGGAGTTAAAGCAAGCGGGAAAAGTACGTCATTTTGGGGTGTCCAACTTTAAGCAGCACCAATATAACATGCTGCAATCGTATCTGGATTTTAACCTAGTAACCAATCAAATCGAGCTTTCTGCTTACGTGCTGGAAAACTTTGACGATGGTACGGTCAACTTATGCCAAGAAAAAAGAGTTACACCGATGGCTTGGTCTCCATTAGCTGGCGGAAAGGTTTTCTCGAGCGATGAAGAAAAGGCCAAACGCCTTCGTACTGCTTTAACGAAAGTGGCAGAGGAACTAGGTGCGGATGGCATCGATCAAGTATTATACGCTTGGTTACTTGCACATCCTGCAACCATTTTGCCGATTGTTGGGTCTGGTAAAAAAGAACGGATTAAAAAAGCGGTAAAAGCATTGGATTACAAGCTGTCGTTAGATCAATGGTTTGAGATATTACATGCATCGATGGGATATGAAGTACCTTAG
- a CDS encoding queuosine precursor transporter, translating into MLVYLNALFVGLLVLSNILGVKLFSIGNIMLPAAVIVYVVTYLITDVIGEIYGKKAAQQTVNAGFFTQVIGLIFIYLAIQLPSAPVFDQQQAFSTVLGGSFRVMVASLVAYLLSQNLDLLIFHRLKEKHGEKKLWLRNNASTAFSQLIDTTAFITIAFYSTVPNSVLVGMIMSQYAVKLVIALVDTPIAYLLVRIAKKEKQSSNLITN; encoded by the coding sequence ATGTTGGTTTATTTGAACGCACTTTTTGTAGGTTTATTAGTATTGTCTAATATCTTAGGTGTAAAATTATTTAGTATCGGTAACATTATGCTTCCCGCAGCTGTAATTGTGTACGTCGTTACGTATCTCATTACAGACGTTATTGGAGAGATTTATGGAAAAAAGGCGGCACAGCAAACGGTGAATGCCGGCTTCTTTACGCAAGTTATTGGGCTTATTTTTATCTACCTAGCCATTCAGCTTCCATCCGCACCTGTTTTTGATCAGCAACAAGCATTCTCCACGGTTCTAGGTGGAAGCTTTCGTGTGATGGTGGCAAGTCTTGTTGCTTATTTATTAAGTCAAAATTTGGACCTGTTGATTTTCCATCGTTTGAAAGAAAAACATGGGGAGAAAAAGCTTTGGCTACGGAATAATGCATCCACTGCGTTCAGTCAATTAATTGATACGACTGCTTTTATTACGATTGCTTTTTACAGTACAGTTCCGAATTCTGTATTAGTAGGGATGATTATGAGTCAATATGCAGTAAAATTGGTCATCGCTTTAGTAGACACGCCTATTGCTTATTTGCTAGTCCGTATAGCAAAAAAAGAAAAACAAAGCAGCAATTTGATTACAAATTAA